A single region of the Trachemys scripta elegans isolate TJP31775 chromosome 19, CAS_Tse_1.0, whole genome shotgun sequence genome encodes:
- the TARDBP gene encoding TAR DNA-binding protein 43 gives MSEYIRVTEDENDEPIEIPSEDDGTVLLSTVTAQFPGACGLRYRNPVSQCMRGVRLVEGILHAPDAGWGNLVYVVNYPKDNKRKMDETDASSAVKVKRAVQKTSDLIVLGLPWKTTEQDLKEYFSTFGEVLMVQVKKDIKTGHSKGFGFVRFTEYETQVKVMSQRHMIDGRWCDCKLPNSKQSPDEPLRSRKVFVGRCTEDMTADELRQFFSQYGEVVDVFIPKPFRAFAFVTFADDQVAQSLCGEDLIIKGISVHISNAEPKHNSNRQLERGGRFGGNPGGFGNQGGFGNSRGGGGGLGNNQGSNMGGGMNFGAFSINPAMMAAAQAALQSSWGMMGMLASQQNQSGPSGNNQPQGNMQREQNQGFSSGSNSYGGSNSGAAIGWGSASNAGSSSGFNGGFGSSMDSKSSGWGM, from the exons ATGTCTGAATACATCCGCGTTACTGAGGATGAGAACGATGAGCCCATTGAGATCCCTTCAGAGGATGATGGCACTGTGCTGCTATCCACAGTTACTGCCCAGTTCCCCGGAGCATGTGGCCTGCGTTACAGGAACCCAGTGTCTCAGTGTATGAGAGGAGTCCGGCTAGTGGAAGGAATTCTCCATGCTCCAGATGCTGGCTGGGGAAATCTGGTCTATGTTGTTAATTATCCCAAAG ATAACAAGAGGAAAATGGATGAAACAGATGCCTCATCAGCTGTGAAAGTAAAACGAGCAGTACAAAAAACATCTGATTTAATAGTTTTGGGTCTTCCCTGGAAAACCACTGAACAAGATCTAAAGGAATATTTCAGTACATTTGGAGAAGTTCTCATGGTGCAG GTTAAGAAAGACATTAAGACTGGTCACTcaaagggttttggttttgttcgaTTTACGGAGTATGAAACCCAGGTGAAAGTGATGTCCCAACGACACATGATAGATGGAAGATGGTGTGACTGTAAACTTCCTAATTCTAAG CAAAGTCCTGATGAACCTTTGCGTAGCAGAAAGGTGTTCGTTGGGCGCTGCACTGAGGATATGACTGCAGATGAGCTCCGGCAGTTCTTTTCTCAGTATGGAGAAGTGGTAGATGTCTTCATCCCCAAACCCTTCAGAGCTTTTGCTTTTGTTACATTTGCAGATGATcag GTTGCCCAGTCTCTTTGTGGAGAGGACTTGATCATTAAAGGAATCAGCGTACATATTTCCAATGCTGAACCTAAGCACAATAGCAATAGACAGTTAGAAAGAGGTGGAAGATTTGGTGGTAATCCGGGAGGCTTTGGGAATCAGGGTGGATTTGGTAATagcagggggggaggaggtggtttGGGGAACAACCAGGGCAGTAATATGGGTGGAGGGATGAATTTTGGAGCATTTAGTATCAACCCTGCTATGATGGCGGCAGCCCAAGCAGCATTGCAGAGCAGCTGGGGGATGATGGGCATGTTAGCTAGTCAACAGAACCAGTCTGGGCCATCGGGAAACAACCAACCTCAAGGCAACATGCAAAGGGAGCAGAACCAGGGTTTTAGTTCAGGAAGTAATTCTTATGGAGGATCTAACTCTGGAGCAGCAATAGGTTGGGGGTCAGCATCAAATGCAGGATCAAGCAGTGGGTTTAATGGAGGCTTTGGTTCAAGTATGGATTCCAAATCATCAGGCTGGGGAATGTAG